CAATCGGCCGGGTAGTCGGTTTGCAGTCGCCATGACCGAACAGAAGCCTCTCCTGGAACATCCTCCAAGGAAAGGAACCCGGTCATGGCGGCCTCCGACCCCCAGCAGGGGGCCGACCCCGAAGCGGTCAAGCGTCACCCCACCCTCTTCCGCGCCATCCGGAAGCGCCAGAACCCCAAGCTCCGCCGGACCGACATCACCGTCACCGACGACAAGGCAGTGAAGCGGGCGGTGAAGGCGGCGTCGCTCGGCAACGCCATGGAGTGGTTCGACTTCGGCATCTACTCCTACCTCGCCGTGACCCTGGGGCACGTCTTCTTCCCGTCAGGGAACGAGACGACCCAGCTCCTCTCCTCCTTCGCGACCTTCGCCGTGGCCTTCCTCGTCCGGCCGCTCGGAGGAATGTTCTTCGGCCCGATGGGCGACAAGATCGGCCGGAAGAAGGTTCTCGCCCTGACGATGATCCTGATGGCGGTCGGCACCTTCGCCATCGGACTCATCCCCTCCCACGGCACGATCGGCCTCTGGGCCCCCGCCCTGCTGATCCTCTTCCGGATGCTCCAGGGCTTCTCCACCGGCGGCGAGTACGGCGGCGCGTCCACCTTCATCGCGGAGTACGCCCCCGACAAGCGCCGCGGCTTCTTCGGCAGCTTCCTCGAATTCGGGACCCTCGCCGGCTACGTCGGCGCCGCCGGCCTCGTCACCGCGCTCTACGCCCTCCTCGACACCGGCCAGATGGAGTCCTGGGGCTGGCGCGTCCCCTTCCTCGTCGCGGGCCCGCTCGGCCTCGTCGGCCTCTACCTGCGACTGCGCCTGGACGAGACCCCCGCCTTCCAGAAGCTGGAAGGCGGCTCCGCCCACGCCATGGAGGCGGCCGACGGCGTCGAGACCACGGCCAAGGGCGACCTCGCCAAGATCTTCCGGCAGCACTGGCCGACGCTGATCCTCTGCATCTGCCTGGTCGGCGCGTACAACATCACCGACTACATGCTGCTGTCGTACATGCCGACGTACCTGTCCGACGAGCTCGGCTACAGCGAGACCCACGGGCTGCTCATCCTGCTCGGCGTCATGGTCTTCCTGATGCTCATCATCAGCCACTTCGGCAAGCTCTCCGACCGCTTCGGCCGCAAGCCGCTGCTGATGACGGGCATGCTCGGCTTCCTGTTCCTCTCCCTGCCCGCCTTCCTCCTGATCCGCCAGGGCAGCATCCCCGCGATCATCATCGGCATGCTGATGCTCGGCCTCTCCCTGGTCTGCCTGCTCGGCACGATGTCGGCGGCGCTCCCGGCCCTGTTCCCGACCAACGTCCGCTACGGCTCCCTGTCGGTCGGCTACAACCTCTCCGCGTCGATCTTCGGCGGCACGACCCCCCTGGTGATCACGGCCCTGATCAGCTGGACCGGCTCGAACCTGATGCCCGCCTACTACGCGATGGCCGCGGCCCTGGTCGGCGTGATCGCCGTGGCCTGCATGAAGGAGACGGCGCAGCAGCCCCTGGCCGGTTCCCCGCCGTCGGTGGAAACGGACGAGGAAGCGGCGGAACTGTGCCACGCCCAGACCCCGGACCCGAAGTTCTGACCCGTTCTCCTCACGGAAGGGCCCGCACCGCTCTCGGCCGCCGAGAAGTGGTGCGGGCCTTCCGCATCTCATCGCATTCCGGACGTGACCATCCGATTAACGGTTCGTTGGTCCGTACGAGGCTGCGAACGCGCGGCCGGATGTGGAGGGGGCATGCCGGCAAGCCCGTACACGCGCGAGCGCCTCACAGAGGCAGCTTCGTCGTCGCGGACGCTCTCGGAGGCGCTCACGAAGCTCGGGGTCGACCCGAAGAGCGCGTCACGGAGCTATCTCCTCGCCCGCATGCGAAAACTCGGCGTGGACACTCGCCACTTCGAGAGCGAAGGTGCGCGCTGGACGAAGGAAGTCCTTCAGGCGGCGGTCGCATCGTCGACCACCATGGGCGAAGTGCTGCG
The Streptomyces sp. NBC_00234 DNA segment above includes these coding regions:
- the proP gene encoding glycine betaine/L-proline transporter ProP: MAASDPQQGADPEAVKRHPTLFRAIRKRQNPKLRRTDITVTDDKAVKRAVKAASLGNAMEWFDFGIYSYLAVTLGHVFFPSGNETTQLLSSFATFAVAFLVRPLGGMFFGPMGDKIGRKKVLALTMILMAVGTFAIGLIPSHGTIGLWAPALLILFRMLQGFSTGGEYGGASTFIAEYAPDKRRGFFGSFLEFGTLAGYVGAAGLVTALYALLDTGQMESWGWRVPFLVAGPLGLVGLYLRLRLDETPAFQKLEGGSAHAMEAADGVETTAKGDLAKIFRQHWPTLILCICLVGAYNITDYMLLSYMPTYLSDELGYSETHGLLILLGVMVFLMLIISHFGKLSDRFGRKPLLMTGMLGFLFLSLPAFLLIRQGSIPAIIIGMLMLGLSLVCLLGTMSAALPALFPTNVRYGSLSVGYNLSASIFGGTTPLVITALISWTGSNLMPAYYAMAAALVGVIAVACMKETAQQPLAGSPPSVETDEEAAELCHAQTPDPKF